Proteins from a genomic interval of uncultured Tateyamaria sp.:
- a CDS encoding YbaB/EbfC family nucleoid-associated protein — MLKGLGGLGDMAGMMKKAQEMQTKMAEMQDQLHSVLVTGESGAGLVKATATAKGELTALDIDPSIFNGDDKEVVEDLILAAIKDAQAKAQERAQEEMGKLTEGLGLPPGMKLPF, encoded by the coding sequence ATGCTCAAGGGACTTGGCGGGCTCGGCGACATGGCCGGGATGATGAAGAAAGCGCAGGAAATGCAGACCAAGATGGCAGAGATGCAGGACCAGCTGCACTCGGTCCTGGTTACGGGCGAAAGCGGTGCCGGACTGGTCAAGGCGACGGCCACGGCCAAGGGTGAATTGACCGCGTTGGACATCGACCCGTCGATCTTCAACGGCGACGACAAGGAGGTGGTCGAGGACCTGATCCTGGCCGCCATCAAGGATGCACAGGCCAAAGCGCAGGAACGCGCGCAGGAAGAAATGGGCAAGCTGACCGAAGGTCTGGGCCTGCCGCCGGGCATGAAGCTGCCCTTCTAG